A window of Solanum stenotomum isolate F172 chromosome 9, ASM1918654v1, whole genome shotgun sequence genomic DNA:
AAGTGCTCTCAAACTCACAAAAGCACTGAGAAATGGAATCACAACCAACCCATGATTTATCATCTGAGCTGATGTGGCATTGGCACTCAATGAAGAGATATATTTCTTTATACTCTCTGCACCAGGTATGACCTTACAATCCAACTTTGCAACAGGAGAAGCATCCAAGACAGCTTTACCTTTTTGCACTTCAGGACCATTCTCAGGAACAGAAAAGTCATCTGTTTCttcaaatctgccgcaatgCTGAAGGTCTGTAACCCACTCCTCAATACGTTTTGTCTTAAAATCATTGCCTGTCAGTTCATTCCACCGGCAAAATGTAGATTCTCCATTAACATGCCTCTTCACGTTAACCTCATCCATCCCAGGTAGTATCCAGTCTTTGGCTGAGCCAACATAGTTATATGTATCAAAATTCTCATCCGGTGGGGTTTCATCGTTACCTTTTCCATTATTATGTAAACTATCTTCCTTTTCATGTTTCATCACCTTGTTTGCTACCTCATCCACAAAATGTTCTTTCCGTCTTGCATCTAAAATGTTCAAGTCCTCAGCAGATCTGGAGTGATGGCAGTTGCGGCTAAATTGTCGACCTGGGGAATGAATGTTAGGCAATGAACTTGATTTTACAATACAAGGAGAAGTACGAGGTGAACAGTCACCAGACTCATTTGCACTAGACAACTGAACCTCATAGTTCTCCTGCCCCTCTTTTTCTGGTTCTTTTGCATCTCCAATTTGAATGGAATCAGAGGGTCCAGCTTTGTGAAATAAACCAAGCAAGCTGATATTAAATTCCTTCCCATCATCTGCAGTTGCTGATCCGCATTGATCATCTGATTCATAACAAGAATATCTACCACTCTCATGCTCTGAGTTATTGCCACTGGCAACTCTTCCTTCCAAATGTATACTACTACCCAAAGATAAACTTTTCCTCATCTGTGCACTGTTATGTATGACTTCACGTTCAGTATTAGATTTGCTCTTTAATTCATCAGATTTATAATCATGCTCTACGCGAGAAGAATCTGAAGCATGATCCGCATAGTTCTCGAGAGCATCTCCATCCGCCGCACATGATGCACTAGTTGTGGACAAGTAAGCAAAATCCTTCATGGTGTGATTCTGTGAACAATCTTCAAGTCTTTTATGCATTGCTTCAGCAGATAGTTGAACTGTTTTCTGATTATAGAGGAACATAGAATCAgcaacattttaaaattatgcaAGCAAGGAAAAGTAATATGTGCATAACatccaaaatatttattttctaaccTTTTGCCTGTGGGAATGGATGTGAGCTGGGAAGCATGAAAACTTAAAcatctttaaaaagaaaaagaaattgggtTCACATGAGATTTAATCACTTTCGAGATATTGAAGAGCTCTAATATTCTAATATTTTTCTAAACTGGTAATCTGTAGAATTTCAGCAAAATAAGGTCACATGACTGAGGGACTTAGCACAGGGCAATCTTAGCCATAATCAAGTGTGAGCCCTGCTGAGACACGGCACAATCTCCAGATATGTGATGATCTTGATCTCCTCAAAACACATAGTAAAATCACCCTCTCGTTCTTGCCCCACACCCACTTAGAGGTGCGAGAGAAGCAGGAAGTTTTTATAGCGGCCAGACTGGAAGAAGATAGTCAAAATCTAAAAGAACCCAATGATTGCTATGCCTCAAAGATACCAACctgttaaaaaggaaaaaataaacaaaccGAAACTGTGATGAACAAAGGattaaaatcaagaaatgagCAATATACCATATCAGAAAGTTCAAAATCTATATGGTCTAATGAAATACGATATTTGATTATGTATGCTACTTACAGATCCCTATTCCCTTTTCCTTTAGTTCTCTAAATTCATGTAATAGACACCAGGTACCCTCAATCATTTTCACCACAACAACATACCCGATGTAAtttcacaagtggggtctggggagtgGGGAGGGAGGAGTGTACACAGagcttacccctaccttgggaggtagaggttgtttccgatatcCCTCGGCTCAAGGAACCCTCAATGATTTTCATtccaatacaaaataaaatcaaacggAGTAGAACTTCACTAAGGCAGATATAAATCTCACCAGGCTCAGATCCATAGAACATTGATTATGGTTCTCTAAGGTAGGCATATATTGGCAGTATAATTCAAGGTTGGAAACAAAACAGAGTTCAGCAAAAGAGGTTGCCACATAAATTACCAAACGAGAGTGATTCTACATGTATTTTTTtccaataaaaaattaaataacagtACAAGGCATGGCCGCATTTAGCACACCATGAAATCAAACAACAACCACTTCCTATAAATTCTTCTAACATCTCCAATTCAAGTAATAGAAAAAGTTTAATTGTATACCATGATTATCCAGATTAAATTACTAGACAACAACATCAAAGCCCAAGAAACATATCAATACTACGTCAACAACTTCTACTACCACACCTAACTCCCAAACTAGCTGGGGTCCCTATATGAATCCTCCAAATCTTTTCTACTCCATTTTGACCAAGTTCAATCCATTCAACATCTGTATCAATATAAACAATTCTTCTAACATCTCCAATTCAAGTAATAGCAAAAGTTTGAATTGTATACCATGGTTTTCCCAATTAAATTACTAGACAACAACATCAAAGCCCAGAAAACATATCAATACACCATCAACAGCTACTACTATTGGTGGTCCGGACACCACGgtcatcacaaaaaaaaaaactactactaCTACGCCTAAACCCCAAACAAGTTGGGATCCACTATATGTTATCCTCAAAACCTATTCTACCCAATTTCTATCCAGTTAACATCTATTACAAAATCCACACCTTCAAACTCATAAATTCTTCTAACATCTTCAATTCTAGTAATTGCAAAAGTTTGAATTGTATACCATGGTTTTCCAGATTAAATTACTAGACAACATCATCAAAGCTCAAGAACCATATCAATACAACATCATCcacaacaacaactactattACTACTATGTCTAAATCCCAAACAAGTTGGAGATccgctatatgaatcctcaaaATCTATTCTACACGGTTTTGACCAATTTCAACCCAGTTAACATCTACATCAAACTCATAAATTCTTCTAACATCTTCAACTCAATTAATAGCAAATGTTTGAATTGTATACCATGGTCTTCCAATTATATTCGTAGACAACATCATCAAAGCCCAGAAAACATATCAATACACCATCAACAATTACTATTACTACTACGCCTAAATCCCAAACAAGCTGGAATccgctatatgaatcctcaaaATCTATTCTACCCAATTTCGACTCATTTCAATCCATTCCACATCTATATCAAAATACACACCTTCAAAAccataaaaacaaacaaacccCAATTCACAACTTCCATTAATCAAACTTCTCATACAACACATTCATCCcaccaaaagaaaaacaaaaaaaccaaCAGAAGGAAAACAAGATTCAAAGATCTAACCTTCTACTAGCCAGTTTTACTTTTACGTATCTGAACTGAAAATTAACAAAGaaggaacaattattattttttaagttttttttgtgGCTTTGAACGAGtaacaagaagaacaacaataatggcagcagcaacaacaaccCTACAACTAAATTGTGAAAAAAGTGTTTGGCTAAGAATTTATAGCTCCATTGAACGGCACCTGATTTTTTTCAActaactttattattatttttgttgatttagcAAAATAAGCTTGGAATATATTGCGtggtatattattattattattattattattattatgtataatacataaatatatctttttacttaatcttatttttatttatatttataaattttagttttaatgtgCATAAGTtgacttttaaatttatataaagttaaacaaataaacacatcCTACATGATGGcaaattaaatgacatatttatttattatgattatacATTATTCATaagtaagaaaaaagaaaagaaaaaactattttttaaaattttattggtGACCActaaaaatagaattttgagaTCGGATTTTATGACCACTAATAAAAAGGGAAGGACTATTCCTCTAATTGTACGGGCTGTGATTTTACATAAATGTGACAGTTTAATAATAACCGTTCGATTTGTTTGAAATCAATCGGCTTTTAAGTTGGTGATTCGTATCGACTTTGACCTAATTAAAAGAACGCTTTGAAGCTAATTAAAGCCAAACTAATTATTATTGTCCCTTGCATAATATTTGTcaactatcttttt
This region includes:
- the LOC125876640 gene encoding uncharacterized protein LOC125876640, giving the protein MFKFSCFPAHIHSHRQKKTVQLSAEAMHKRLEDCSQNHTMKDFAYLSTTSASCAADGDALENYADHASDSSRVEHDYKSDELKSKSNTEREVIHNSAQMRKSLSLGSSIHLEGRVASGNNSEHESGRYSCYESDDQCGSATADDGKEFNISLLGLFHKAGPSDSIQIGDAKEPEKEGQENYEVQLSSANESGDCSPRTSPCIVKSSSLPNIHSPGRQFSRNCHHSRSAEDLNILDARRKEHFVDEVANKVMKHEKEDSLHNNGKGNDETPPDENFDTYNYVGSAKDWILPGMDEVNVKRHVNGESTFCRWNELTGNDFKTKRIEEWVTDLQHCGRFEETDDFSVPENGPEVQKGKAVLDASPVAKLDCKVIPGAESIKKYISSLSANATSAQMINHGLVVIPFLSAFVSLRALNLSGNSIVRITAGALPRGLHILNLSRNSISVIEGLRELTRLRVLDLSYNRLVRIGHGLASCSSLKELYLAGNKISEVEGLHRLLKLNVLDLRFNKISTAKCLGQLAANYGSLQAISLEGNPAQKNVGDEQLKKNLQGLLPNLIYFNRKPVKVKDTADRSARLAVGAHQLDRGLKPVKAMRKASHGVVTHKASSSSTHGRKSQKMTSTKPSKSRPTARLPPIGTKTTTRQQVYDFSSKLLSFRPDLSMRRTRSEGTLGVI